The Azospirillum baldaniorum genome contains a region encoding:
- the metK gene encoding methionine adenosyltransferase — protein sequence MAKLNYVFTSESVSEGHPDKVCDRISDAIVDLYLSHDPYARVAVETLATTNQIVLAGEVRGPESITPDMLVQVARAAVKDIGYEQDGFHWEKMDVKCFVHSQSADIAVGVDAAGEKDEGAGDQGIMFGYACNETPALMPAPIYYSHAILKSLAEARHSGSAPQLGPDAKSQVTLQYENGKPVRATAVVVSTQHADGLTQEEVREIVRPHVLNVLPAGWMCDEANFYVNPTGRFVIGGPDGDAGLTGRKIIVDTYGGAAPHGGGAFSGKDPTKVDRSAAYAARYLAKNVVAAGLAERCTIQLSYAIGVSKPLSVYVDTHGTGTVDEDRLSEVLQKLVDLSPRGIRTHLGLNKPVYARTAAYGHFGREAEADGGFSWEKTDLVNDLRAAFF from the coding sequence GTGGCCAAGCTCAACTACGTGTTCACCAGCGAGTCCGTGTCCGAAGGCCATCCGGACAAGGTGTGCGACCGCATCTCCGACGCCATCGTCGATCTGTACCTGTCGCACGATCCCTACGCCCGCGTGGCGGTGGAAACGCTGGCGACCACCAACCAGATCGTGCTGGCTGGTGAGGTGCGCGGGCCGGAGAGCATCACCCCCGACATGCTGGTCCAGGTCGCCCGCGCCGCGGTGAAGGACATCGGCTACGAGCAGGACGGCTTCCATTGGGAGAAGATGGACGTCAAGTGCTTCGTCCATTCGCAGTCCGCCGACATCGCGGTCGGCGTCGACGCCGCGGGTGAGAAGGACGAGGGCGCCGGCGACCAGGGCATCATGTTCGGTTACGCCTGCAACGAGACCCCGGCCCTGATGCCGGCGCCGATCTACTACAGCCACGCCATCCTGAAGTCGCTGGCCGAGGCCCGCCATTCCGGCTCCGCCCCGCAGCTCGGCCCCGACGCCAAGAGCCAGGTGACGCTGCAGTACGAGAACGGCAAGCCGGTGCGCGCCACCGCGGTGGTCGTCTCCACCCAGCACGCCGACGGCCTGACCCAGGAGGAGGTGCGCGAGATCGTCCGTCCGCACGTCCTGAACGTCCTGCCCGCCGGCTGGATGTGCGACGAGGCGAACTTCTACGTCAACCCGACCGGCCGCTTCGTCATCGGCGGTCCGGACGGCGACGCCGGCCTGACCGGGCGCAAGATCATCGTCGACACCTACGGCGGTGCCGCGCCGCACGGCGGCGGCGCCTTCTCCGGCAAGGACCCGACCAAGGTCGACCGTTCCGCCGCCTACGCCGCGCGTTACCTAGCCAAGAACGTGGTCGCCGCCGGCCTGGCCGAGCGTTGCACGATCCAGCTCTCCTACGCCATCGGCGTGTCGAAGCCGCTGTCGGTCTATGTCGACACCCACGGCACCGGCACGGTCGACGAGGACCGGCTGTCGGAGGTCCTGCAGAAGCTGGTGGACCTGTCCCCGCGCGGCATCCGCACGCATCTCGGCCTGAACAAGCCGGTCTACGCCCGCACCGCCGCCTACGGCCATTTCGGCCGCGAGGCCGAGGCCGACGGCGGCTTCTCCTGGGAGAAGACCGACCTCGTCAACGACCTGCGCGCCGCCTTCTTCTAA
- the trmB gene encoding tRNA (guanine(46)-N(7))-methyltransferase TrmB, translated as MTDSFLDSSKRLYGRRKGRPLRKRKTELLDGLLPSLEIPVPQPGDRIDPHALFANPMRDVWLEVGFGSGHHMAWQAANNRDVGVIGAEPFINGVAGLLKLVDDEGVQDNVRVLPDDARPLLDALPDASIGRAFVLFADPWPKKRHWERRFIGPDNLPRLARVLKDGAELRLASDDMGLVRWMLEHTVRHPDFEWTARGPSDWRHRIADWPPTRYEEKAIEAGRKPVFLRFIRKARLPGSNTAL; from the coding sequence ATGACCGACTCCTTCCTGGACTCGTCCAAAAGGCTCTACGGGCGGCGCAAGGGGCGCCCGCTCCGCAAGCGCAAGACCGAACTGCTCGACGGGCTTTTGCCGTCGCTGGAAATCCCGGTGCCTCAGCCGGGCGACCGGATCGACCCCCACGCCCTGTTCGCCAACCCCATGCGCGACGTCTGGCTGGAGGTCGGCTTCGGCAGCGGCCACCACATGGCGTGGCAGGCGGCGAACAACCGCGACGTCGGGGTGATCGGGGCGGAGCCCTTCATCAACGGCGTGGCCGGCCTGCTCAAGCTGGTGGACGACGAGGGCGTGCAGGACAATGTCCGCGTCCTTCCGGACGACGCCCGCCCGCTGCTCGACGCCCTGCCGGACGCCTCCATCGGGCGCGCCTTCGTGCTGTTCGCCGATCCCTGGCCGAAGAAACGCCACTGGGAGCGCCGCTTCATCGGTCCGGACAACCTGCCGCGCCTCGCGCGCGTGCTGAAGGACGGGGCGGAGCTGCGTCTGGCCAGCGACGACATGGGGCTGGTGCGCTGGATGCTGGAGCACACGGTCCGGCACCCCGATTTCGAATGGACCGCCCGCGGCCCGTCCGACTGGCGCCACCGCATCGCGGACTGGCCGCCCACCCGCTATGAGGAAAAGGCCATCGAGGCCGGGCGAAAGCCGGTCTTCCTGCGCTTCATCCGCAAGGCGCGCTTGCCGGGGTCGAACACCGCCCTTTGA
- a CDS encoding helix-turn-helix domain-containing protein, translated as MQATPARGRRATAGRPKTGKPNPIDVHVGSRVRLRRTLLGMSQEKLGEAIGLTFQQVQKYERGANRIGASRLFDLSRVLDVPVSFFFDDMPAEAAAAPVDDEEGGAAGFEERSGGYEPDPMAKRETLELVRAYYRINDPSVRKRLFELTKAVANSGMVEAAE; from the coding sequence ATGCAAGCAACGCCAGCGCGGGGCCGCCGGGCCACTGCCGGCCGTCCCAAGACGGGAAAGCCGAACCCGATCGACGTTCACGTCGGTTCCCGCGTCCGGTTGCGCCGGACCCTTCTGGGCATGAGCCAGGAAAAGCTGGGCGAGGCCATCGGCCTGACCTTCCAGCAGGTGCAGAAGTACGAGCGCGGCGCCAACCGCATCGGCGCGTCGCGTCTGTTCGACCTCAGCCGCGTCCTGGACGTGCCGGTGTCCTTCTTCTTCGACGACATGCCGGCGGAAGCCGCCGCGGCTCCGGTTGACGACGAGGAAGGCGGCGCGGCCGGCTTCGAGGAGCGTTCGGGCGGCTACGAGCCGGATCCGATGGCCAAGCGCGAGACGCTGGAACTGGTGCGCGCCTACTACCGCATCAACGACCCGTCGGTGCGCAAGCGCCTGTTCGAGCTGACCAAGGCCGTTGCCAATTCCGGCATGGTCGAAGCGGCCGAATAA